One Thomasclavelia spiroformis DSM 1552 DNA window includes the following coding sequences:
- a CDS encoding L-aspartate oxidase: MDNNFDVIIVGTGAAGLFAGLCLPVNLNVLMITKDKMENSDSYLAQGGICTLKSADDFDAFYQDTLKAGRNENNPESVRIMIQQSPQIMKDLMDYGVKFDRDSEGNLAYTREGAHSEFRILHHQDVTGKEITSKLIRQVKLRNNITVIEDATMLDIISENNKVSGIIMENNSDIVQINAKVVILATGGIGGLFKHSTNFRHITGDSFAIALRNNIQLENINYIQIHPTTLYTTKPGRSFLISESVRGEGAYLLNCKMERFVNELLPRDIVSNAIKNEMDKYNMPYVYLSVMHMDHQQIQTRFPHIYDRCLKESYDMYKEPIPVVPAQHYLMGGIKSDTFGKTSMKNLYAVGETACNGVHGANRLASNSLLESLVFAKRAARVIKDEIENIDFDPKYVDVSKYDRDRLMKENRNLIMNEIKRKDGEFYDKWCKS, encoded by the coding sequence ATGGATAATAATTTTGATGTAATTATAGTTGGAACTGGAGCTGCTGGGTTATTTGCAGGTTTATGTTTACCGGTTAATTTAAATGTATTAATGATTACTAAAGATAAGATGGAAAATAGTGATTCTTATTTAGCTCAAGGAGGTATCTGTACTTTAAAAAGTGCTGATGATTTTGATGCATTTTATCAAGATACTCTAAAAGCGGGTAGAAATGAAAACAATCCCGAATCAGTAAGGATAATGATACAACAATCACCTCAAATAATGAAAGATTTAATGGATTATGGCGTTAAATTTGATCGTGATAGTGAAGGGAATTTAGCTTATACTCGTGAAGGAGCACATTCAGAATTTAGAATTTTACATCATCAAGATGTAACAGGTAAAGAAATCACATCTAAATTGATTCGACAAGTAAAGTTACGTAATAATATTACTGTTATTGAAGATGCTACAATGTTGGATATTATTAGTGAAAATAATAAAGTAAGTGGAATTATTATGGAAAATAACAGTGATATTGTTCAAATTAATGCTAAAGTTGTAATTTTGGCTACTGGAGGAATCGGTGGATTATTTAAACATTCTACAAATTTTAGACATATTACAGGAGATAGCTTTGCTATTGCATTAAGAAATAATATTCAGTTAGAAAATATCAACTATATTCAAATTCATCCAACGACATTATATACTACAAAACCAGGAAGAAGTTTTTTGATAAGTGAATCTGTTCGTGGTGAAGGTGCTTATTTATTGAATTGTAAAATGGAACGTTTTGTCAATGAATTATTACCACGAGACATTGTTAGTAATGCAATAAAAAATGAGATGGATAAGTATAATATGCCGTATGTTTATTTATCAGTAATGCATATGGATCATCAACAAATTCAAACAAGATTTCCACATATTTATGATCGATGTTTAAAAGAAAGTTATGATATGTATAAAGAACCAATTCCGGTTGTTCCTGCTCAACATTATTTAATGGGTGGAATTAAAAGTGATACTTTTGGTAAAACGTCGATGAAAAACTTATATGCTGTTGGTGAAACAGCGTGTAATGGAGTTCATGGAGCTAATCGTTTAGCAAGTAATTCATTATTAGAAAGTCTAGTTTTTGCTAAAAGAGCCGCAAGAGTGATTAAAGATGAAATTGAAAATATTGATTTTGATCCAAAGTATGTAGATGTTAGTAAATATGATAGAGATCGTTTGATGAAAGAAAATCGAAATCTTATTATGAATGAAATTAAAAGAAAAGATGGTGAATTCTATGATAAATGGTGTAAATCTTAA
- the nadA gene encoding quinolinate synthase NadA, which produces MNDIIEEIKKLKKEKNAVILAHYYVDSTIQDIADYLGDSYYLSKIAIDCPQDVIVFAGVEFMGESAKLLNPDKIVLMPDIEADCPMAHMVSEEFIKQKREEYDDLCVVCYINSTAKIKTLADVCVTSSNAKKIVEALPNKNILFIPDQNLGRHIAKLVPEKNFIFCDGHCPIHYQITPEDIKEARELYPSAAILIHPECRKECVELADYAGSTSEIIDFASNDNKHDEFIVITEIGVIHEMEKKNPNKKFYPVNNKLVCLDMKKNTLEKIRDCLKDNKNQVNLDHEFIEKAKKPLIKMHELAK; this is translated from the coding sequence ATGAATGATATTATTGAGGAAATAAAAAAATTAAAAAAAGAAAAAAATGCAGTTATTTTAGCACATTATTATGTAGATAGCACAATTCAAGATATTGCTGATTATTTAGGAGATTCTTATTATTTATCAAAAATTGCTATTGATTGTCCACAAGATGTTATTGTATTTGCTGGCGTGGAATTTATGGGAGAGAGTGCTAAACTTTTAAATCCTGATAAAATAGTATTAATGCCAGATATTGAAGCTGATTGTCCAATGGCACATATGGTTAGTGAAGAATTTATTAAACAAAAACGTGAAGAATATGATGATTTATGTGTTGTATGTTATATAAATTCAACCGCCAAAATTAAAACACTTGCCGATGTTTGTGTAACATCATCAAATGCTAAAAAAATAGTTGAAGCTTTGCCTAATAAAAATATTTTATTTATACCAGATCAAAATTTAGGTAGACATATTGCAAAACTTGTACCAGAGAAAAATTTTATTTTTTGTGATGGACATTGTCCAATTCATTATCAAATTACACCTGAAGATATAAAAGAAGCTAGGGAATTATATCCCAGTGCGGCAATATTAATTCATCCTGAATGTAGAAAAGAATGCGTTGAATTAGCAGATTATGCAGGAAGTACTTCTGAAATTATTGATTTTGCAAGTAATGATAATAAGCATGATGAATTTATTGTTATCACAGAAATAGGTGTAATCCATGAAATGGAAAAGAAAAATCCAAATAAGAAATTTTATCCTGTAAACAATAAATTAGTATGTTTAGATATGAAAAAAAATACACTGGAAAAAATTAGAGATTGTTTAAAAGATAATAAAAATCAAGTTAATTTAGATCATGAATTTATTGAAAAAGCAAAAAAACCACTAATAAAAATGCATGAATTAGCAAAATAA
- a CDS encoding DUF6548 family protein, whose product MEIEFLEEYKRLDRLCQDMLSTLQGVSEYINRMELLFEQGEEFVDEWTINYKMLKHLRWLRNRIVHSVEETECSLKEIEMITNFYHQILIQQDPLALLYKINQKIYKNKTTNQEKNKNIDNSSKITMLITIVLIIIFVLFIAGILNCI is encoded by the coding sequence GTGGAAATAGAATTTTTAGAAGAATACAAGCGGTTAGACAGACTTTGCCAAGATATGCTTTCTACTTTGCAAGGAGTTAGTGAATATATTAATCGGATGGAATTATTATTTGAACAAGGAGAAGAATTTGTTGATGAATGGACTATAAATTATAAAATGCTTAAACATTTACGGTGGTTAAGAAATAGGATTGTTCATAGTGTTGAAGAAACCGAATGTTCTTTAAAAGAAATAGAGATGATTACTAATTTTTATCATCAAATATTAATTCAACAAGATCCACTAGCACTTCTTTATAAAATAAATCAAAAAATATATAAAAATAAAACAACAAATCAAGAAAAAAATAAAAATATAGATAATAGTTCAAAAATAACAATGTTAATAACCATAGTATTAATAATAATATTTGTATTATTTATAGCAGGTATACTAAATTGTATATAA
- the dnaK gene encoding molecular chaperone DnaK, with product MSKIIGIDLGTTNSCMAYMENGKAVIIPNAEGNKTTPSIVAFTNDGKRLVGENAKRQAVTNPNNTIASIKREMGTNYRKKINNKEYTPQEISAMILQKLKIDAEAYLQEKITEAVITVPAYFNDAQRQATKDAGRIAGLNVKRIINEPTAAALAYGLENSYGQKVMVFDLGGGTFDVSIIEIGNGVIEVLSTSGDNHLGGDDFNDCIAKYIVDEFKRIEGIDLSYDQVAMQRIKEAGEKAKIELSTMVTTVVNLPFITNTNSGPKNLEIEITRAKFNDLTRYLVDRLVLPMQNALNDARLTPAELNKIILVGGSSRIPAVQDKIKEITGKEASKSLNPDECVALGASIQGGKLSGDVSTTGNFDVLLLDVTPLTLSIETVGGVATPLIERNTTIPTSHSQIFTTSANFQTQVEINVLQGERPLAKDNKSLGKFKLKKIKRAMRGVPQIEVTFDIDANGIVNVSAKDLASGNMQSITIENTSNMSDADIERAIREAKQYESQDAITKERLVFKNEAENLVISIEAALAKNGKQLDKATKSNIKNELASFKKLTKKVDYETCDQAKFDEIKSAKINLESLAATLLSMQ from the coding sequence ATGAGTAAAATAATCGGAATAGATTTAGGTACAACTAATAGTTGTATGGCATATATGGAAAATGGAAAAGCAGTTATTATTCCAAATGCTGAAGGAAACAAAACAACCCCAAGTATTGTTGCTTTTACTAATGATGGAAAACGATTAGTAGGTGAAAATGCTAAAAGACAAGCAGTAACTAATCCTAATAATACGATTGCTTCTATAAAACGTGAAATGGGAACAAATTATCGTAAAAAAATTAATAATAAAGAATACACGCCACAAGAAATATCAGCAATGATTTTACAAAAATTGAAAATTGATGCTGAAGCATACTTACAAGAAAAAATAACTGAAGCTGTTATAACTGTACCTGCTTATTTTAATGATGCTCAACGTCAAGCAACTAAAGATGCTGGAAGAATTGCAGGACTTAATGTTAAAAGAATTATTAATGAACCAACTGCAGCTGCTTTAGCCTATGGATTAGAAAATAGTTATGGGCAAAAAGTTATGGTATTTGATTTAGGTGGAGGAACTTTCGATGTTTCAATAATAGAAATTGGAAATGGTGTAATTGAAGTTCTTTCTACTTCAGGTGATAATCATCTTGGAGGAGATGATTTTAATGATTGTATTGCTAAATATATTGTTGATGAATTCAAAAGAATTGAAGGAATTGATTTAAGTTATGATCAAGTGGCTATGCAAAGAATTAAAGAAGCTGGTGAAAAAGCCAAAATAGAATTATCTACAATGGTTACAACAGTTGTTAATTTACCATTTATTACTAATACTAATAGTGGCCCAAAAAATTTAGAAATAGAAATAACACGTGCTAAATTTAATGATTTAACTAGATATTTAGTTGATCGTTTAGTTTTACCAATGCAAAATGCATTAAATGATGCTAGATTAACGCCTGCTGAATTAAATAAAATTATTTTAGTAGGAGGTTCTTCGAGAATTCCAGCTGTGCAGGATAAGATCAAAGAAATAACAGGAAAAGAAGCAAGTAAATCTTTAAACCCAGATGAATGTGTAGCATTAGGAGCTAGTATACAAGGTGGAAAGTTGTCAGGAGATGTTAGTACTACAGGTAATTTTGATGTATTGTTGTTAGATGTAACACCATTGACTTTATCAATTGAAACAGTAGGTGGGGTAGCAACACCTTTGATTGAACGTAATACAACAATACCAACTAGTCATTCTCAAATCTTTACAACTTCAGCAAATTTTCAAACACAAGTAGAGATCAATGTATTACAAGGAGAAAGACCCCTTGCTAAAGATAATAAAAGTTTAGGTAAATTTAAATTAAAGAAAATAAAAAGAGCGATGCGAGGTGTTCCTCAAATAGAAGTAACGTTTGATATTGATGCTAATGGAATAGTTAATGTTTCAGCTAAAGATTTAGCCAGTGGAAACATGCAAAGTATTACAATTGAAAATACTTCAAATATGTCAGATGCAGATATTGAAAGAGCAATTCGTGAAGCAAAACAATATGAATCACAAGATGCAATTACTAAAGAAAGATTAGTATTTAAAAATGAAGCAGAAAATTTAGTGATTTCAATTGAAGCAGCTTTAGCTAAAAATGGAAAACAACTTGATAAAGCAACTAAATCTAATATTAAAAACGAGCTTGCAAGCTTCAAAAAATTAACTAAAAAAGTTGATTATGAAACATGTGATCAAGCTAAATTTGATGAAATAAAATCAGCGAAGATTAATTTAGAATCGCTAGCAGCTACATTATTATCAATGCAATAA
- a CDS encoding DnaJ domain-containing protein, with protein MNPYQILGIDPNATDDEVKKAYRTLSKKYHPDANINNPNQAAYTEKFKEVQNAYKTIMDDRKRGFTNRNYGNSQNTNHSGQYSYQYNGNDQAAFNEVIGFINAHRYQEALNILEQIRTRNAMWFYYSAIAENGVGNNITAVEYAQTALQMEPNNLQYLLLLQQLKGGQRQYQSGQQSYSSPFGDMSLCYNILLCSCLLNCCC; from the coding sequence ATGAATCCATATCAAATATTAGGGATAGATCCAAATGCAACTGATGATGAGGTAAAAAAAGCATACCGAACACTTAGTAAAAAATATCATCCGGATGCTAATATAAATAATCCTAATCAAGCAGCATATACTGAAAAATTTAAAGAAGTACAAAATGCATATAAAACAATTATGGACGATCGTAAACGAGGGTTTACTAATCGTAATTATGGAAATAGTCAAAATACTAATCATAGTGGTCAATATAGTTATCAATACAATGGTAATGATCAAGCGGCTTTTAATGAAGTTATTGGTTTTATTAATGCCCATAGATATCAAGAGGCTCTTAATATTTTAGAGCAAATAAGAACTCGCAATGCGATGTGGTTTTATTATAGTGCAATAGCAGAAAATGGTGTGGGTAATAATATAACAGCTGTTGAATATGCTCAAACGGCATTACAAATGGAACCTAATAACTTGCAATATTTGTTATTATTACAACAATTAAAAGGTGGACAAAGACAATATCAAAGTGGGCAGCAATCTTATAGTTCTCCATTTGGTGACATGTCACTATGTTACAATATATTATTGTGTAGTTGTTTATTAAATTGTTGTTGTTAA
- a CDS encoding DUF5685 family protein, whose translation MFGYVVVNKPEMKFKEFDVYHAYYCGLCKTLKNNYGLRAQAALNFDMNFLAILLSGLYEPKLEMKNARCVMHPLKKHQECYNEFVDYAAKMTIVLTYFKCEDDWLDEQKFSKQMYKKLINKAYTKVKEEYYDKVSNIEKCLHKINEYEKQDFNNLDEVSKCFGEVMGLICAYKEDEWYSELYQLGFYLGRFIYFIDAYEDIEDDLEKETYNPFKELYQTKQFEEKCKDILELMISEATLAFERLPIIENATIIRNILYSGVWTKYEMIKKKRMEGRK comes from the coding sequence ATGTTTGGATATGTAGTAGTAAATAAACCTGAGATGAAGTTTAAAGAGTTTGATGTATATCATGCATATTATTGTGGGTTATGTAAAACGTTAAAAAATAATTATGGATTGAGAGCTCAAGCTGCTTTAAATTTTGATATGAATTTTTTAGCAATTTTATTATCTGGGTTATATGAACCAAAGTTAGAAATGAAAAATGCTCGTTGTGTCATGCATCCTTTAAAAAAACATCAAGAGTGTTATAATGAGTTTGTTGATTATGCAGCAAAAATGACAATTGTTTTAACATATTTTAAATGTGAAGATGATTGGTTAGATGAACAAAAATTTAGTAAGCAAATGTATAAAAAATTGATAAATAAAGCATATACTAAAGTTAAGGAAGAATATTATGATAAAGTAAGTAATATCGAAAAATGTTTGCATAAAATAAATGAATATGAAAAACAAGACTTTAATAATTTAGATGAAGTGTCTAAATGTTTTGGAGAAGTTATGGGACTTATTTGTGCATATAAAGAAGATGAATGGTATAGTGAACTATATCAATTAGGTTTTTATCTAGGAAGATTTATTTATTTTATCGATGCATACGAAGATATTGAAGATGATTTAGAAAAAGAAACTTATAATCCATTTAAGGAATTATATCAAACAAAACAATTTGAAGAAAAATGTAAAGATATTCTAGAATTAATGATATCTGAAGCAACTTTAGCTTTTGAAAGATTACCAATTATAGAAAACGCTACTATTATTCGCAATATTTTATATAGTGGTGTATGGACAAAGTATGAAATGATCAAGAAAAAACGAATGGAAGGTAGGAAATAA
- a CDS encoding ABC transporter ATP-binding protein, giving the protein MAIVKLENISKSYYHHNVFHDFNLEIDEGEFVIISGKSGSGKSTLCNIIGLLDKPDQGKVFIKDQEIDYKDSKIAKLLSKNISYLFQNFALIDNKTVGYNLELVYPSKKERKNNRKLIEEKLSEVGMEETYDKYIYECSGGQQQRVAIARLLLKQGDIIICDEPTGSLDEENKMMVMNLICDMHKRGKTIIMVTHDKTLYSYAKRVIMI; this is encoded by the coding sequence ATGGCAATTGTAAAACTTGAAAATATATCTAAAAGTTATTATCATCATAATGTATTTCATGATTTTAATTTAGAAATAGATGAAGGTGAATTTGTTATTATTTCTGGAAAAAGTGGATCAGGAAAATCAACTTTATGTAATATCATTGGTTTATTAGATAAACCAGATCAAGGAAAAGTATTTATCAAAGATCAAGAGATAGATTATAAAGATAGTAAGATAGCTAAATTATTGAGCAAAAATATATCTTATTTATTTCAAAACTTTGCATTGATAGATAATAAAACAGTTGGATATAACTTAGAACTTGTATATCCTTCTAAAAAAGAAAGAAAAAATAATCGAAAACTAATTGAAGAAAAATTATCAGAAGTTGGTATGGAAGAAACATATGATAAATATATTTACGAATGTTCTGGAGGACAACAGCAAAGAGTAGCAATAGCAAGATTATTATTAAAACAAGGAGATATAATAATCTGTGATGAACCGACTGGAAGTTTAGATGAAGAAAATAAAATGATGGTTATGAATTTAATTTGTGATATGCATAAAAGAGGAAAAACTATTATTATGGTAACCCATGATAAAACTTTATATAGTTATGCCAAACGTGTAATAATGATTTAA
- a CDS encoding DUF1430 domain-containing protein, with amino-acid sequence MKKIMYILVVLLSILTFSISYTNQNREDVSILGSFSNNQISKVTNKKNYRILIMDEPKKNNQKFLDELISLCQDNDYILATSQMINIDTSTHKEITYIYDQNNLLLDYLNKNYGYKIKLKSFDDGYITTDLSDTKTNGYLKITSQSYLGDNIYEYTGFDNFINKLESVNNDIIYNIYGNDLEKLSKEINNIAQGLIEYEVLDDEMYEESMPVNLDIYIIIVFTVIALLICIINEFLRMKKEITVMKLMGYSKRNLFSNLFSQFVIKIIFIYLFVNVILWLIMVRNLSIRGLSFLGIVILNCLIFIIITVIITICAYLLLVRNINIKKSLNYNGLLKISFAFKNVIIILLCLVLFYSLAGAKEIFNETRLYLAKKNISDDYYLIENMVNNKNAYKAIEILLKQKDTLACFFYSEANQETELPYIIVNKNYLNLYSDKYKDIQAPALLVPEAYKDEAIEQYKYGTDCKVYYVKGHHTYLNVVNNMRGEIRYPVILLSNKDYYSWSHLLLRNDKEPAYYHNLVADYVNENEMRLTDASESLTIMFRYYTLPLLVKLVTYIGIYLIVYLTTIYMYMMLYFYQNAKEISIKKTLGYSFFDRYKDVYLINFGGYLLPFSINVFLLKINIFTTLAVILFLIICEVCIESIMMKKFDHKTTVNLLKGSE; translated from the coding sequence ATGAAAAAAATAATGTATATATTAGTAGTTTTACTAAGTATATTGACATTTTCGATTAGTTATACTAATCAAAATAGAGAAGATGTTAGTATTTTAGGGAGTTTTTCAAATAATCAAATTAGTAAAGTTACTAATAAGAAAAATTATCGAATTTTAATAATGGATGAACCTAAGAAAAATAATCAAAAGTTTCTTGATGAATTAATATCTTTGTGCCAAGATAATGACTATATTTTAGCTACTAGTCAAATGATAAATATTGATACTTCAACTCATAAAGAAATCACATATATTTATGATCAAAATAATCTGCTTCTAGATTATTTAAATAAAAATTACGGATATAAAATAAAACTTAAATCATTTGATGATGGATATATTACTACTGATTTAAGTGATACTAAAACAAACGGATATTTAAAAATCACAAGTCAAAGTTATTTGGGTGACAATATATACGAATATACTGGTTTTGATAATTTTATTAATAAATTAGAAAGTGTTAATAATGATATCATTTATAATATATATGGCAATGATTTAGAAAAACTTAGCAAAGAAATTAATAATATTGCGCAAGGATTAATAGAATATGAAGTTCTTGATGATGAAATGTATGAAGAATCAATGCCTGTTAATCTTGATATTTATATAATTATAGTCTTTACAGTAATTGCATTATTGATATGTATTATTAATGAATTTCTTCGAATGAAAAAAGAAATTACAGTAATGAAATTAATGGGATATTCTAAAAGAAATTTATTTTCAAATCTTTTCTCACAGTTTGTTATCAAAATAATTTTTATTTATCTTTTTGTTAATGTTATTTTATGGCTTATTATGGTACGTAATCTAAGTATAAGAGGGTTGAGTTTTTTAGGAATCGTTATTCTTAATTGTTTAATCTTTATAATAATTACAGTAATTATAACTATATGTGCTTATTTATTATTAGTAAGAAATATAAATATTAAAAAAAGTTTAAATTATAATGGATTACTAAAGATAAGTTTTGCTTTTAAAAATGTGATTATTATATTATTGTGTCTAGTTTTGTTTTATTCTCTTGCAGGAGCAAAAGAAATATTTAACGAAACACGATTATATTTAGCTAAAAAGAATATTAGCGATGATTATTATTTGATTGAAAACATGGTAAATAATAAAAATGCATACAAAGCAATAGAAATATTATTAAAACAAAAAGATACCCTAGCATGTTTCTTTTACAGTGAAGCTAATCAAGAAACTGAATTACCCTATATTATTGTAAATAAAAACTATTTGAATTTATATTCAGATAAATACAAAGATATACAGGCTCCTGCTTTACTTGTACCTGAAGCATATAAAGATGAAGCTATTGAACAATACAAATATGGTACTGACTGTAAAGTTTATTATGTAAAAGGACATCATACTTATTTGAATGTTGTAAATAATATGAGAGGTGAAATAAGATACCCTGTTATTCTTTTATCAAATAAAGACTATTATAGTTGGAGTCATTTATTATTGAGAAATGATAAAGAACCTGCATATTATCATAACTTAGTAGCTGATTATGTTAATGAAAATGAAATGCGATTAACGGATGCAAGTGAATCTCTTACAATTATGTTTAGATATTATACCTTACCTTTATTAGTTAAATTAGTTACGTATATTGGAATATATTTAATTGTTTATTTAACAACAATATATATGTATATGATGTTATATTTTTATCAAAATGCTAAAGAAATATCTATCAAAAAAACATTAGGTTATAGTTTTTTTGATAGATATAAAGATGTTTATTTAATAAACTTCGGTGGCTATTTATTACCTTTTTCAATAAATGTATTTTTGTTAAAAATAAATATATTTACAACTTTAGCAGTAATATTATTTTTAATCATTTGTGAAGTTTGTATCGAAAGTATCATGATGAAAAAATTTGATCATAAAACAACAGTAAATTTATTAAAAGGAAGTGAGTAG
- a CDS encoding MATE family efflux transporter, producing MKINKNNFAQGSIAKHITNLAGPMIVAQLINVLYNVIDRVYIGRIPEISTLAMGGLGLCLPLISIIIAFANLFGMGGSPLCSIARGQGKNDEAEEIMGNSFSLLVIFGILLTVIVFVLKEDLLWLFGASKDTIVYANDYMTIYLFGTIFVLISLGMNSFINSQGFAKIGMCTVLIGAILNIVLDPIFIFTFELGVKGAAIATVISQFISALWTIYFLTGNKTILKLKKKNMRLKIIHVKRIVSLGMAGFMMAITNSTVTIVCNATLQKYGGDLYIAIMTIINSIREVASLPGQGISNACQPVLGYNYGAGKSDRVIQGIKFVTFSALLMMLILWFAITFFPELFIKIFSHNPEIVKDGVNALRLYFFGFFMMAFQMVGQAVAVGLGKSRQAIFFSVFRKVIIVVPLTLILPIYIGINGVFIAEAISNFIGGGACYITMWLTIVKKLR from the coding sequence ATGAAAATAAATAAAAATAACTTTGCGCAAGGAAGTATAGCTAAGCATATAACAAACTTAGCAGGACCGATGATTGTAGCCCAGCTTATCAATGTTTTATATAATGTAATTGATCGAGTATATATAGGAAGAATTCCAGAAATTTCAACGTTAGCAATGGGTGGTTTAGGATTATGTTTACCGTTAATATCAATTATTATTGCTTTTGCTAATTTATTTGGAATGGGAGGTTCTCCATTATGTTCAATTGCTAGAGGACAAGGAAAAAATGATGAAGCAGAAGAGATTATGGGTAATTCTTTTTCTTTATTAGTTATTTTTGGAATATTATTAACGGTAATTGTTTTCGTTTTAAAAGAGGATTTATTATGGTTATTTGGTGCTAGTAAAGATACGATTGTTTATGCAAATGATTATATGACAATTTATTTATTTGGAACAATTTTTGTTTTAATTAGTTTAGGAATGAATAGTTTTATAAATAGTCAAGGATTTGCAAAAATTGGTATGTGTACAGTTTTAATAGGGGCAATATTAAATATTGTTCTTGATCCAATATTTATTTTTACTTTTGAATTGGGGGTAAAAGGAGCTGCAATAGCAACTGTTATTTCACAATTTATCTCAGCGCTTTGGACAATATATTTTTTAACGGGAAATAAAACAATCTTAAAATTAAAAAAGAAAAATATGAGATTAAAAATAATTCATGTTAAAAGAATAGTTTCCTTAGGAATGGCAGGTTTTATGATGGCAATAACAAATTCAACTGTAACTATTGTTTGTAATGCTACATTACAAAAATACGGAGGAGATTTGTATATTGCAATTATGACAATAATAAATTCAATTCGTGAAGTAGCGTCATTACCAGGACAAGGAATTTCTAATGCGTGCCAACCAGTATTAGGTTATAACTATGGTGCTGGTAAAAGTGATCGTGTAATTCAGGGAATTAAATTTGTAACTTTTAGTGCTTTATTAATGATGTTGATTTTGTGGTTTGCAATTACATTTTTTCCAGAATTATTTATTAAAATTTTTAGTCATAATCCAGAAATAGTAAAAGATGGTGTTAATGCATTAAGATTATATTTCTTTGGCTTTTTTATGATGGCATTTCAAATGGTAGGACAAGCTGTCGCTGTTGGTTTAGGTAAGTCTAGACAAGCAATCTTTTTTTCAGTTTTTAGAAAAGTTATTATAGTAGTTCCACTAACATTGATATTACCTATTTATATAGGAATTAATGGTGTTTTTATTGCTGAAGCAATAAGTAATTTTATTGGCGGTGGAGCTTGTTACATTACAATGTGGTTAACAATTGTTAAAAAATTAAGATAA
- a CDS encoding group II intron maturase-specific domain-containing protein: protein MLASIYLNEFDKEMERRGNRFVRYADDCVILFKSKRSAMRVKETVTRYLEEKLFVKVNQEKTKVAYITDIKFLGFGFYIEKSGNVRITVHKKSKEKMKKRIKEITKRNRPISSKELAKELKEYITGWVNYYRIANMSKHLREIDSWMRRRIRMIYWKRWKLVRTRYRNLQKLGINKSKAWEWANTRKSYWHIANSFILKRTLTNEVLKIYGFISALDYYNSINL from the coding sequence ATTCTAGCATCAATATATCTTAATGAATTTGATAAAGAAATGGAAAGAAGAGGAAATCGATTTGTAAGGTACGCAGATGACTGTGTCATACTATTCAAAAGTAAAAGAAGTGCAATGAGAGTCAAAGAAACAGTGACAAGATATTTAGAAGAGAAATTATTTGTAAAAGTGAACCAAGAGAAGACAAAGGTAGCCTATATTACTGATATAAAATTCTTGGGCTTTGGATTTTATATAGAGAAGAGTGGTAATGTACGAATCACTGTTCACAAGAAATCTAAAGAAAAGATGAAAAAGAGAATAAAGGAAATCACCAAAAGGAACCGACCAATATCAAGTAAGGAATTAGCTAAAGAGTTAAAAGAATACATTACAGGTTGGGTGAATTACTATAGGATAGCGAATATGAGTAAACATCTAAGGGAAATAGACTCATGGATGAGAAGAAGAATACGAATGATATATTGGAAAAGATGGAAGTTAGTAAGAACAAGGTATAGAAATTTACAAAAACTAGGTATTAATAAAAGTAAGGCATGGGAATGGGCAAACACAAGAAAAAGCTACTGGCACATCGCCAATAGCTTCATACTAAAAAGGACACTTACAAATGAAGTATTAAAAATATACGGATTTATAAGTGCACTAGATTATTACAACTCTATAAACTTATGA